Proteins from one Gibbsiella quercinecans genomic window:
- the rlmA gene encoding 23S rRNA (guanine(745)-N(1))-methyltransferase, protein MSYQCPLCHQPLHFATRQWRCESNHQFDCAKEGYVNLMPVQHKRSKQPGDSAEMMQARRAFLDAGFYRPLQQRVAELLDDALSSSASVLLDIGCGEGYYTAEVAARLAQRRAFSTYGLDVAKVAVRYAAKRYPAVAFCVASSHRLPFAQASLDAVLRIYAPCKAEELARVVKPGGVVVTVSPGPRHLYQLKEQVYQQTQLHAEVDEQLPGFTCESSEQLSYAMALPGEQAENLLQMTPFAWRASPEVRQSLASRALFDCETDFTIRLHRRQE, encoded by the coding sequence ATGTCTTATCAGTGCCCTTTGTGTCATCAACCGCTCCATTTTGCTACCCGCCAGTGGCGTTGCGAGAGCAACCATCAGTTCGACTGTGCGAAAGAAGGTTATGTCAACCTGATGCCGGTGCAGCATAAACGCTCGAAACAGCCGGGCGACAGTGCGGAAATGATGCAGGCGCGCCGGGCCTTTCTCGATGCGGGGTTCTACCGTCCGCTGCAGCAGCGGGTGGCTGAACTGCTGGATGATGCGTTGAGCAGCAGCGCAAGCGTTCTGCTGGATATTGGCTGTGGTGAAGGGTATTACACGGCGGAAGTCGCCGCACGGCTCGCGCAGCGGCGGGCGTTTAGCACTTACGGGCTGGATGTGGCTAAAGTGGCTGTCCGCTACGCCGCGAAACGTTATCCTGCCGTTGCGTTCTGTGTGGCATCAAGCCACCGTTTGCCATTTGCGCAAGCCTCTCTGGATGCGGTACTGCGCATTTACGCGCCCTGCAAAGCCGAGGAGCTGGCGCGGGTGGTAAAACCCGGCGGGGTAGTGGTGACGGTATCGCCCGGCCCGCGCCACCTTTACCAGCTTAAAGAACAGGTTTACCAGCAAACCCAACTTCATGCCGAGGTTGATGAGCAACTGCCTGGTTTTACCTGTGAAAGCAGTGAACAGCTGAGTTACGCGATGGCTTTGCCGGGCGAGCAGGCGGAAAATTTATTACAGATGACGCCGTTTGCCTGGCGCGCCTCGCCGGAGGTGCGGCAAAGCCTGGCGAGCCGTGCGCTGTTTGATTGTGAGACGGATTTTACGATCAGGTTGCACCGGCGGCAGGAATAG
- the mntP gene encoding manganese efflux pump MntP, whose product MNLSATLILAFGMSMDAFAASIGKGATLHKPRFREALRTGLIFGIIEAITPLIGWGIGLYASRYIMEWDHWVAFSLLFILGMRMIVEGMRHRTEEEPQVRRHGFWVLVATAIATSLDAMAIGVGLAFLQVNIVHTAMAIGCATMIMATLGMMIGRFIGPLFGKRAEVIGGVVLIGIGVNILLEHLGYLS is encoded by the coding sequence ATGAATCTATCCGCAACGCTTATTCTTGCTTTTGGCATGTCCATGGATGCTTTCGCTGCATCAATCGGCAAAGGCGCCACACTGCATAAACCCCGTTTTCGTGAAGCACTCCGTACCGGCCTTATTTTTGGCATCATCGAAGCCATTACCCCGCTGATTGGCTGGGGCATTGGTCTGTATGCCAGCCGCTATATTATGGAATGGGATCACTGGGTGGCGTTTAGCCTGCTGTTCATTCTTGGCATGCGTATGATCGTTGAAGGTATGCGCCACCGCACCGAGGAAGAACCGCAGGTTCGCCGCCACGGCTTTTGGGTATTGGTAGCGACAGCCATCGCTACCAGCCTGGATGCGATGGCGATCGGCGTCGGCCTGGCCTTCCTGCAGGTTAATATCGTGCACACCGCGATGGCCATCGGCTGCGCCACCATGATCATGGCGACGCTGGGTATGATGATTGGCCGCTTTATCGGCCCGCTGTTTGGCAAACGGGCGGAAGTGATCGGCGGTGTCGTATTGATTGGCATCGGCGTGAATATTTTGCTGGAGCACCTGGGTTATCTTTCCTGA
- a CDS encoding DUF986 family protein: MSLTDAAMVVFIALMLLYALYDEFGMERMKGQTLLKVPLKRSNRIDCLIFVGLLAILVYRNITNQGSPLTTWLLISLALISVYIFYIRWPKLLFKPQGFFYANAFIEYPRIKAMNLSEDGILAIDLEQRRLLIQVTKLDDLEKIYHFFLENQKIKI; encoded by the coding sequence ATGTCGTTGACCGATGCCGCAATGGTTGTTTTTATCGCATTGATGCTGCTGTACGCGCTGTATGATGAATTCGGTATGGAACGGATGAAGGGGCAAACGCTGTTGAAAGTGCCGCTGAAACGCAGTAACCGTATCGATTGCCTGATCTTTGTCGGCCTGCTCGCCATTTTGGTTTACCGCAATATCACCAATCAGGGGTCGCCATTAACAACGTGGTTATTAATTTCATTAGCGCTGATTAGCGTCTACATTTTCTATATTCGCTGGCCGAAATTGTTGTTTAAACCCCAAGGTTTTTTCTATGCTAATGCCTTTATTGAATATCCACGTATTAAGGCGATGAATTTATCTGAAGACGGAATCCTGGCCATTGATTTAGAGCAGCGGCGTTTATTAATTCAGGTAACGAAATTAGATGACCTTGAAAAAATCTATCATTTTTTCCTTGAAAATCAAAAAATAAAAATATAA
- a CDS encoding PTS mannose transporter subunit IID, whose amino-acid sequence MVDTTATQKKLTPADIRGVVLRSNLFQGSWNFERMQALGFCFSMVPAIRRLYPENNDDRKQAIKRHLEFFNTHPYVAAPVLGVTLAMEEQRANGAPIDDAAINGIKVGLMGPLAGVGDPIFWGTMRPVFAALGAGIAMTGSLLGPVLFFVLFNVVRLMVRYYGVAYGYRKGADIVNDMGGGFLQKLTEGASILGLFVMGALVNKWTHVNVPLVVSSITDQTGKTTVTTVQTILDQLMPGLIPLLLTFGCMWLLRRKVNALWIILGFFVIGILGYWIGLLGL is encoded by the coding sequence ATGGTTGATACAACTGCAACGCAAAAGAAACTCACGCCGGCCGATATTCGCGGCGTAGTACTCCGCTCCAACCTGTTCCAGGGTTCGTGGAACTTTGAACGCATGCAGGCGCTGGGGTTCTGTTTCTCCATGGTGCCGGCCATTCGCCGCCTGTACCCGGAGAATAACGACGATCGCAAGCAGGCGATTAAACGCCACCTGGAGTTCTTCAACACCCACCCTTACGTGGCAGCGCCGGTACTGGGCGTCACGCTGGCGATGGAAGAACAACGGGCCAACGGCGCGCCGATTGACGATGCCGCTATCAACGGTATCAAAGTGGGCCTGATGGGCCCGTTGGCCGGGGTTGGCGATCCTATCTTCTGGGGCACCATGCGCCCGGTATTCGCGGCTCTCGGCGCCGGCATCGCCATGACCGGCAGCCTGCTCGGGCCGGTGCTGTTCTTCGTGCTGTTCAACGTGGTGCGCCTGATGGTGCGTTATTACGGTGTGGCCTATGGCTACCGTAAAGGCGCGGATATCGTCAATGATATGGGCGGCGGCTTCCTGCAGAAACTGACGGAAGGGGCGTCGATCCTCGGCCTGTTTGTTATGGGGGCGCTGGTCAACAAGTGGACGCACGTTAACGTGCCGCTGGTGGTTTCGAGTATTACCGATCAGACCGGTAAAACCACGGTGACCACGGTGCAAACCATCCTTGACCAGTTGATGCCGGGCTTGATTCCGCTGCTGCTGACCTTTGGCTGTATGTGGCTGCTGCGCAGAAAGGTCAACGCGCTGTGGATCATTCTGGGCTTCTTTGTCATCGGTATTCTGGGTTATTGGATTGGCCTGCTGGGCCTGTAA
- a CDS encoding PTS mannose/fructose/sorbose transporter subunit IIC has protein sequence MEITTLQIVLVFIVACIAGMGSILDEFQFHRPLVACTLIGIILGDMKTGIIIGGTLEMIALGWMNIGAAVAPDAALASIISTILVIAGGQSVGAGIALAIPLAAAGQVLTIIVRTITVAFQHAADSAAERGSLRAISWLHISALLLQAMRIAIPAVIVAVSVGTEGVHTLLNSIPEVVTTGLNIAGGMIVVVGYAMVINMMRAGYLMPFFYAGFVTAAFTNFNLVALGVIGVVMAILYIQLSPKYNKAQVVQGGAAQPNDLDNELD, from the coding sequence ATGGAGATTACCACTCTTCAGATTGTGCTGGTATTTATCGTTGCATGTATTGCCGGTATGGGGTCCATTCTGGACGAATTCCAGTTCCACCGCCCATTGGTGGCCTGTACCCTGATCGGCATCATCCTCGGTGATATGAAAACCGGCATCATCATCGGCGGTACGTTGGAAATGATTGCCCTCGGTTGGATGAATATCGGCGCGGCAGTCGCACCGGATGCCGCTCTGGCATCCATCATATCCACCATTCTGGTTATCGCCGGCGGCCAAAGCGTGGGGGCCGGTATCGCACTGGCGATCCCACTGGCGGCGGCAGGCCAGGTACTTACCATCATCGTGCGTACCATCACCGTTGCCTTCCAGCATGCCGCAGACAGCGCGGCGGAACGGGGCAGCCTGCGCGCCATCAGTTGGCTGCACATCTCTGCCCTGCTGCTGCAGGCAATGCGTATCGCCATTCCGGCAGTCATCGTTGCCGTTTCTGTCGGCACCGAAGGCGTCCACACGCTGCTTAACTCCATCCCGGAAGTGGTCACCACCGGCCTGAACATCGCAGGCGGCATGATCGTTGTCGTCGGTTACGCCATGGTTATTAACATGATGCGCGCCGGCTACCTGATGCCGTTCTTCTATGCGGGTTTCGTTACCGCCGCGTTCACCAACTTCAACCTGGTTGCGCTGGGCGTCATCGGCGTAGTGATGGCCATTTTGTATATCCAGCTCAGCCCGAAATACAACAAAGCACAGGTTGTTCAGGGCGGTGCCGCACAGCCCAACGATCTTGATAACGAACTGGACTAG
- the manX gene encoding PTS mannose transporter subunit IIAB, producing the protein MAIAIIIGTHGTAAEQLLKTAEMLLGEQDNVAFIDFVPGENAETLIEKYTSKLSGLDTSGGVLFLVDTWGGSPFNAASRIAVDKEHYEVVTGVNIPMLVETFMARDDNPSFDELVALALETGREGVKALKKPAEAPAKPAAQPKPQAAAPQAPLGPNDRMKIGLARIDDRLIHGQVATRWTKETNVSRIIVISDEVAADHVRKTLLTQVAPPGVTAHVVDVAKMIRVWNNPKYAGDRVMLLFTNPTDVCRVVDAGVAIKSVNIGGMAFRQGKTQVNNAVSVDEKDIEAFKKLNDLGIELEVRKVSSDNQLKMMDLINKLN; encoded by the coding sequence GTGGCAATAGCTATTATCATCGGCACTCACGGGACAGCGGCGGAACAATTGCTGAAAACAGCGGAAATGCTACTAGGCGAGCAGGATAACGTCGCCTTTATCGATTTCGTTCCCGGAGAAAATGCCGAAACCCTGATAGAAAAATACACCAGTAAACTCAGTGGGTTGGATACCAGCGGCGGTGTCCTGTTCCTGGTTGACACGTGGGGAGGCAGTCCATTCAATGCGGCCAGCCGCATTGCCGTAGATAAAGAGCACTATGAAGTTGTCACCGGGGTTAATATTCCCATGCTGGTGGAAACGTTTATGGCGCGCGACGACAACCCAAGCTTTGACGAGCTGGTTGCCCTGGCGCTGGAAACCGGGCGTGAAGGCGTTAAAGCACTGAAAAAACCTGCCGAGGCGCCAGCCAAACCTGCGGCGCAACCCAAGCCACAGGCCGCTGCACCACAGGCGCCGCTCGGCCCGAATGACCGTATGAAAATCGGGCTGGCGCGTATCGATGACCGCTTGATCCATGGACAGGTTGCCACCCGCTGGACCAAAGAAACCAACGTCAGCCGCATTATCGTGATCAGTGATGAAGTGGCCGCCGACCATGTGCGCAAAACGTTGCTTACCCAGGTTGCACCTCCCGGCGTAACCGCCCACGTGGTGGATGTGGCAAAAATGATCCGCGTCTGGAATAACCCTAAATATGCCGGCGATCGCGTCATGCTGCTGTTTACCAACCCGACTGACGTTTGCCGGGTAGTTGACGCCGGCGTGGCGATTAAGTCGGTCAATATCGGGGGCATGGCATTCCGCCAGGGGAAAACTCAGGTAAATAATGCCGTTTCAGTCGATGAAAAAGATATTGAGGCGTTCAAGAAATTAAACGATCTCGGTATTGAATTAGAAGTGAGAAAAGTATCAAGCGATAACCAACTGAAAATGATGGATCTGATTAATAAACTCAATTAA
- a CDS encoding TerC family protein — protein sequence MEFLMDPSIWAGLLTLVVLEIVLGIDNLVFIAILADKLPPKQRDKARIIGLSLALLMRLGLLSVVSWMVTLTTPLFSVASFSFSGRDLILLFGGVFLLFKATMELHERLEGHAHQDGSNRGYAKFWAVVVQIVILDAVFSLDAVITAVGMVNDLPVMMAAVVIAMAVMLLASKSLTNFVNAHPTIVVLCLSFLLMIGLSLIAEGFGLHIPKGYLYAAIGFSILIELFNQIARRNFIKHQAHRPMRERTAEAIMRLMGQRRAQQQAVEDTPLPVEEAFAEEERYMISGVLTLASRSLRSVMTPRSEISWVDCDRSPDEVRAQLLDTPHSLFPVCRDELDEIIGVVRAKDLLVVLEQGGDIAEFAAHTPPIVVPDSMDVLKLLGVLRRAKGSLLVVSNEFGVVQGLVTPLDVLEAIAGEFPDEDETPEIVADGDGWLVKGGADLHSLEQVLDCGDLVSPTADYASLAGFLLSYCGQMPAVGDVIELNQLRFEIRVGTDYRIELVHISKIAPPEPEEE from the coding sequence ATGGAATTTTTAATGGACCCCTCAATTTGGGCAGGTTTATTGACGCTCGTCGTCCTGGAAATTGTTCTGGGTATCGACAACCTGGTGTTTATTGCCATTCTGGCCGACAAACTACCGCCAAAACAGCGGGACAAAGCGCGTATTATCGGCCTGTCTTTAGCGCTGTTGATGCGCCTTGGTTTGCTGTCCGTGGTGTCGTGGATGGTGACGTTGACGACGCCGCTGTTTAGCGTGGCGAGCTTCAGTTTCTCCGGCCGCGATCTGATTCTGCTGTTTGGCGGTGTGTTTCTGCTGTTCAAGGCCACCATGGAGTTGCACGAACGGCTGGAAGGGCATGCCCATCAGGATGGCAGCAACCGTGGTTACGCCAAGTTCTGGGCGGTGGTGGTGCAGATCGTGATCCTTGATGCGGTCTTCTCGCTGGACGCGGTGATTACCGCTGTGGGGATGGTCAACGATTTGCCGGTGATGATGGCGGCGGTCGTGATTGCAATGGCGGTGATGCTGCTGGCATCGAAATCGCTGACTAACTTCGTTAACGCTCACCCAACCATTGTGGTGCTGTGCCTCAGCTTCCTGTTGATGATCGGCTTGAGCCTGATTGCCGAAGGCTTTGGGTTGCATATTCCGAAAGGCTATTTGTACGCCGCGATCGGCTTCTCGATCCTCATTGAGTTGTTTAACCAGATTGCCCGCCGTAATTTCATCAAACACCAGGCGCACCGCCCGATGCGCGAACGCACGGCGGAAGCCATTATGCGCTTGATGGGGCAACGGCGCGCTCAGCAGCAGGCGGTGGAAGATACGCCACTGCCGGTGGAAGAGGCCTTTGCCGAAGAAGAGCGTTACATGATCAGCGGCGTGTTGACGCTGGCTTCCCGCTCGTTGCGCAGCGTAATGACGCCGCGTAGCGAAATTTCCTGGGTGGACTGCGATCGTTCGCCGGACGAAGTACGCGCTCAGTTACTAGATACGCCGCACAGTCTGTTCCCGGTGTGCCGGGATGAGCTGGACGAAATCATCGGTGTGGTGCGCGCCAAGGATTTGCTGGTGGTGCTGGAACAGGGCGGCGATATTGCCGAATTTGCTGCGCATACGCCGCCGATCGTGGTGCCGGACTCGATGGATGTGCTCAAGCTGCTGGGCGTGCTGCGCCGGGCCAAGGGTAGCCTGCTGGTGGTCAGCAACGAATTTGGCGTTGTACAGGGGCTGGTGACGCCGCTGGACGTGCTGGAAGCTATCGCCGGTGAGTTCCCCGATGAGGACGAAACCCCGGAGATTGTGGCCGATGGCGACGGTTGGCTGGTGAAAGGCGGTGCGGACCTGCATTCGCTGGAGCAGGTGCTGGATTGCGGCGATCTGGTCAGCCCAACGGCGGATTATGCCTCGCTGGCGGGGTTCTTGTTATCCTACTGCGGCCAAATGCCGGCGGTGGGTGACGTGATTGAGTTGAACCAGCTGCGCTTTGAGATCCGTGTGGGCACCGATTACCGCATTGAGCTGGTGCACATCAGCAAAATCGCTCCACCGGAGCCAGAAGAAGAGTAA
- a CDS encoding EAL domain-containing protein: protein MLMSQLSVTKYRYYRWLLASFVGVVVLLVSLYSRFYQEVKDIEQSQQVLARRIVTKLNQVLMPAHQQALRSMPLLNESCETIIPTLRYRTVQNAGVRAMLLVKNDNVYCSSIFGVRQYPFNSNLPGMANSETKLALRSSMTVSKGTPILQMWLPDPADRSRGVLQVFGIELLASFLLEPQEPYARRVELNVANFSLGYNQRELLRRENQPDDLRYTASSSEYPFSITVFGPSAEILALEKLPHQIPLALLISLLAGYVAYLISANRMSLAYYISHAITHRKFLVYCQPIIDGETGRCMGVEILLRWQNKRQGWVSPDVFIPLAEQHGLIIPLTRYLLSTVVENLALFPPRPSFYISINVAAEHFNAAYLLKDINRLWQPAQPMPSLVLELTERTELAADHYEQIKALKEMGIMLAIDDFGTGHSSLSYLKKLNPDILKIDRSFTAAIGTDAINATVTDTIIALANALKIRLVAEGVETEEQLEHLRARGVNALQGFYFAKPMPINEFPLWLQHYEEHLRSQDMRADWLSAAAPQDTPLGTPDGR from the coding sequence ATGTTAATGTCCCAGCTCTCCGTGACAAAATACCGCTACTATCGCTGGCTGCTGGCCAGTTTTGTTGGGGTCGTTGTTCTGCTGGTTTCTTTGTATAGCCGCTTTTATCAGGAAGTTAAAGATATCGAGCAAAGTCAGCAGGTGCTGGCCAGGCGTATTGTCACAAAACTCAATCAGGTGCTGATGCCCGCACACCAGCAGGCGCTGCGTTCAATGCCGCTGCTCAATGAAAGCTGCGAAACCATTATTCCCACCCTGCGCTACCGTACGGTACAAAATGCCGGGGTGCGCGCCATGTTGCTGGTTAAAAATGATAATGTTTACTGCTCCAGCATCTTTGGCGTGCGGCAATATCCGTTTAACAGCAATTTGCCCGGCATGGCCAACAGTGAAACCAAACTGGCGTTGCGCTCATCAATGACGGTATCCAAAGGCACCCCGATTTTACAGATGTGGCTGCCGGATCCGGCCGATCGCTCACGCGGCGTGCTGCAGGTCTTCGGTATCGAACTGCTGGCCAGCTTCCTGTTGGAGCCACAGGAGCCCTACGCCCGCCGCGTAGAGCTCAACGTTGCCAACTTTAGCCTGGGTTACAATCAACGGGAACTGCTGCGCCGGGAAAACCAGCCCGATGATTTGCGCTATACCGCCAGCTCCAGCGAATACCCGTTTTCAATCACCGTCTTTGGCCCCAGCGCGGAAATTCTGGCGCTGGAAAAACTGCCGCACCAGATCCCATTAGCCCTGCTGATCAGCCTGCTGGCCGGCTATGTGGCCTATTTAATCAGCGCCAACCGCATGAGCCTGGCTTACTATATTAGCCATGCGATCACCCACCGCAAGTTTCTTGTGTATTGCCAGCCGATCATTGATGGCGAAACCGGGCGCTGCATGGGGGTGGAAATACTGCTGCGCTGGCAAAACAAACGCCAGGGCTGGGTTTCGCCTGATGTTTTCATTCCGCTGGCGGAACAGCACGGGTTGATTATTCCGCTGACGCGCTACCTGTTAAGCACCGTGGTGGAAAACCTGGCCCTGTTCCCGCCGCGGCCTTCATTCTACATCAGTATCAACGTGGCCGCCGAACACTTCAACGCCGCCTACCTGCTGAAGGACATCAACCGGCTTTGGCAACCGGCGCAACCGATGCCTTCACTGGTATTGGAATTAACCGAGCGCACCGAACTGGCGGCCGATCACTATGAGCAAATCAAGGCATTGAAGGAAATGGGGATCATGCTGGCCATTGATGACTTTGGCACCGGGCACAGTTCGCTAAGCTACCTGAAGAAGCTCAATCCCGATATTCTGAAAATCGATCGCAGCTTCACCGCCGCGATCGGTACCGATGCCATTAACGCTACCGTGACGGATACCATCATTGCGCTGGCGAACGCCCTTAAAATCAGGCTGGTCGCCGAAGGCGTCGAAACCGAGGAACAGTTGGAGCATCTGCGCGCACGCGGGGTTAATGCGCTGCAAGGTTTCTATTTTGCCAAGCCAATGCCGATTAACGAATTTCCGCTGTGGCTGCAGCACTATGAAGAACACTTGCGTTCGCAGGATATGCGGGCTGACTGGCTGAGCGCCGCCGCACCGCAGGATACGCCGCTCGGCACGCCTGATGGCCGCTAG
- the sdaA gene encoding L-serine ammonia-lyase, protein MISVFDMFKIGIGPSSSHTVGPMKAGKQFADDLVNRGLMPTVTRIAVDVYGSLSLTGKGHHTDIAIILGLAGNQPDTVDIDHIAGFISDVEQRQRLILANGRHEVDFPRDSGMVFRSDNLPLHENGMQIHAFAGEQQVYSKTYYSIGGGFIVDEENFGKTALSKVSVPYPFHSAREMLEHCRQTGLSLSGMVMKNELSLRNRQEIETYFDNIWQTMRACIDRGLNTEGVLPGPLRVPRRASALRRMLVSSDKHSSDPMNVIDWINMFALAVNEENAAGGRVVTAPTNGACGIVPAVLAYFDHFIAPVSTDIYIRYFMAAGAIGVLYKMNASISGAEVGCQGEVGVACSMAAAGLAELLGGSPEQVCVAAEIGMEHNLGLTCDPVAGQVQVPCIERNAIAAVKAINAARMAMRRTSEPRVSLDKVIETMYETGKDMNAKYRETSRGGLAIKVQCD, encoded by the coding sequence GTGATTAGCGTTTTCGACATGTTCAAAATCGGTATTGGGCCATCCAGCTCCCATACCGTGGGGCCAATGAAAGCCGGCAAACAGTTCGCCGACGATCTGGTTAATCGCGGCCTGATGCCCACCGTCACACGTATCGCGGTGGATGTTTACGGTTCTCTGTCGTTAACCGGCAAAGGCCACCATACCGACATCGCCATTATTCTCGGCCTGGCGGGCAACCAGCCCGATACGGTGGATATCGATCATATTGCGGGCTTTATCAGCGATGTCGAACAGCGCCAGCGCCTGATACTGGCCAATGGCCGGCATGAAGTGGATTTTCCGCGTGATAGTGGGATGGTGTTCCGCAGCGACAACCTGCCGCTGCATGAAAACGGCATGCAAATCCATGCCTTCGCCGGGGAGCAGCAGGTTTACAGCAAAACCTATTATTCGATCGGCGGCGGTTTTATTGTCGATGAAGAAAACTTCGGCAAAACCGCGCTCAGCAAGGTATCCGTTCCCTACCCGTTCCATTCCGCGCGCGAAATGCTGGAGCACTGCCGCCAAACCGGCCTGTCGCTGTCCGGCATGGTGATGAAAAACGAGCTTTCGCTGCGTAACCGGCAAGAGATTGAAACCTACTTCGACAACATCTGGCAGACCATGCGCGCCTGTATCGACCGCGGCCTGAACACCGAGGGCGTGCTGCCGGGGCCGCTGCGCGTGCCACGCCGGGCCTCGGCGCTGCGCAGGATGCTGGTTTCTTCCGACAAGCATTCCAGCGATCCAATGAACGTGATCGACTGGATTAATATGTTTGCGTTGGCGGTGAACGAAGAAAACGCTGCCGGCGGGCGCGTCGTGACCGCACCAACCAACGGCGCCTGTGGCATTGTGCCTGCGGTTCTGGCCTATTTCGACCATTTCATCGCGCCGGTCAGCACGGACATCTATATCCGTTACTTTATGGCCGCCGGGGCAATTGGCGTTCTGTATAAAATGAACGCCTCGATCTCTGGGGCAGAGGTCGGTTGCCAGGGCGAAGTGGGCGTGGCCTGTTCGATGGCGGCGGCCGGGCTGGCCGAACTGCTGGGCGGCAGCCCGGAGCAGGTTTGCGTGGCGGCAGAGATCGGCATGGAACACAATTTGGGCCTGACCTGCGATCCGGTCGCCGGCCAGGTTCAGGTGCCCTGCATTGAGCGCAACGCCATCGCCGCCGTGAAGGCAATCAATGCCGCCCGTATGGCGATGCGGCGCACCAGCGAACCACGCGTATCACTGGATAAAGTTATCGAAACCATGTACGAAACCGGTAAGGACATGAATGCCAAATATCGTGAAACCTCACGCGGTGGTTTGGCGATAAAAGTGCAGTGCGACTGA